Proteins from one Azospirillum brasilense genomic window:
- a CDS encoding DMT family transporter, whose protein sequence is MTHAATHPLPLTDPRTAPLALVVPFCLAWSSAFAAGKIGLADCPPLLLLAFRFLIAGALLAAVAAWRGEYRGMAGRTLGLLALLGLLNHALYLGLSYSGMTYVSSGLTALIVSANPVLTAALAALLLGEAMNRRKALGLALGVVGVALVVRGRLGSGTDAPLGIALAVGALVALSVGTLLFKRLAPRTGLLAGTGVQVLVAGLALLPIGLLVEDAGSIRLTAGFAGSLVYQALVVSIGGYLLWFRLLQRTSATEASAYHFLMPPLGMLFGWALLGETVQPWDLLGILPVALGIRLVTRG, encoded by the coding sequence ATGACCCACGCCGCCACCCACCCTTTGCCCCTGACCGACCCGCGGACGGCGCCGCTCGCCCTGGTCGTGCCCTTCTGCCTGGCCTGGAGTTCGGCCTTCGCCGCCGGGAAGATCGGGTTGGCCGACTGCCCACCGCTGCTGCTGCTGGCCTTCCGCTTCCTGATCGCTGGGGCTCTGTTGGCCGCCGTTGCGGCGTGGCGGGGCGAGTATCGGGGAATGGCCGGGCGGACCCTCGGCCTGCTGGCGCTGCTCGGCCTGCTCAACCACGCGCTCTATCTGGGGCTGAGCTACAGCGGCATGACCTACGTGTCCTCGGGCCTGACGGCGTTGATTGTCAGCGCGAATCCGGTGCTGACCGCGGCGCTGGCCGCCCTGCTGCTGGGCGAGGCGATGAACCGGCGCAAGGCGCTGGGACTGGCGTTGGGAGTGGTCGGGGTGGCGCTGGTGGTGCGCGGGCGGCTGGGCAGCGGGACGGACGCGCCGCTGGGCATCGCGCTGGCCGTCGGCGCGCTGGTGGCGCTGTCGGTCGGAACGCTGCTGTTCAAGCGGCTGGCGCCGCGGACCGGGCTGCTCGCCGGCACCGGGGTGCAGGTGCTGGTGGCGGGGCTGGCATTGCTGCCCATCGGGCTTCTGGTGGAGGATGCCGGGTCGATCCGGTTGACCGCCGGCTTCGCCGGGTCGCTGGTCTATCAGGCGTTGGTGGTGTCGATCGGCGGTTATCTGCTGTGGTTCCGCCTGCTGCAACGGACGAGCGCCACGGAGGCCAGCGCCTATCATTTCCTGATGCCGCCCCTCGGGATGCTGTTCGGCTGGGCGCTGCTCGGCGAAACGGTGCAGCCCTGGGACCTGCTGGGCATCCTGCCGGTGGCGCTGGGCATCCGGCTGGTGACGCGGGGGTAA
- a CDS encoding LysR substrate-binding domain-containing protein, protein MREMDLGLLRTFVSVVDAGGFTRAGERVHKTQSTVSQQIRRLEEQIGQPLLDRNSRAVALTDDGERLLGYARRLLALNDEANAVLSGRPAAEVVRLGVPEDYAVERLPRLLADFARANRRLRLDVRCDLSVRLRADVECGDLDIALVKQEPGRPGALRAWREPLCWVGPAAEDLHREDPLPLVLFPQGCVYRNRAVHELERAGRRWRVAYSSPNHAGVRAAVSGGLGVSVLPHSALPPGARFLGVADGLPALPETELALLTGSAVRGTGVEMVTGLLVESLPEPVWA, encoded by the coding sequence ATGCGCGAGATGGATCTGGGCCTGTTGCGCACCTTCGTCTCCGTGGTGGACGCCGGCGGCTTCACGCGGGCCGGCGAGCGGGTGCACAAGACGCAATCGACGGTCAGCCAGCAGATCCGCCGGCTGGAGGAGCAGATCGGGCAGCCGCTCCTCGACCGCAACAGCCGCGCCGTCGCGCTGACCGACGACGGCGAGCGGCTGCTCGGCTACGCCCGCCGGCTGCTGGCGCTGAACGACGAGGCGAACGCCGTGCTGTCCGGGCGCCCGGCGGCAGAGGTGGTGCGGCTGGGCGTGCCGGAGGATTACGCGGTGGAGCGGCTGCCCCGCCTGCTCGCCGATTTCGCGCGGGCGAACCGGCGGCTGCGGCTGGACGTGCGCTGCGACCTGTCGGTGCGGCTGCGCGCCGATGTGGAGTGCGGCGACCTCGACATCGCCCTGGTCAAGCAGGAACCCGGCCGCCCCGGAGCGTTGCGCGCTTGGCGGGAACCGCTCTGCTGGGTCGGTCCGGCGGCGGAGGACCTGCACCGCGAGGACCCGCTGCCGCTGGTGCTGTTCCCCCAGGGCTGCGTCTACCGCAACCGCGCGGTGCATGAGCTGGAACGCGCCGGGCGGCGCTGGCGGGTGGCCTATTCCAGCCCGAACCACGCCGGAGTGCGCGCCGCGGTGTCCGGCGGGCTGGGCGTCAGCGTGCTTCCCCACAGCGCCCTGCCGCCCGGCGCACGCTTCCTCGGTGTTGCGGACGGCCTGCCGGCCCTGCCGGAGACGGAGCTGGCGCTCTTGACCGGAAGCGCGGTGCGGGGAACCGGGGTGGAGATGGTCACCGGGCTGTTGGTGGAGAGTCTTCCGGAACCGGTTTGGGCGTGA
- a CDS encoding NAD-dependent epimerase/dehydratase family protein, which produces MAHFLVTGGCGFIGSHLADQLIGDGHRVTILDDMSTGRLENKPLLAKLVVGDVADPDAVRQAIQGVDGVFHLAAVASVQRSRELWAETHRTNLSGTVTVFEAARNARNGNPVPVVYASSAAVYGDNTATPLREDAATRPLSAYGVDKLGCEMHANVAWAIHGVPTTGFRFFNVYGPRQDPSSPYSGVISIFARRVAQGEDVTVFGDGEQVRDFVFVGDVVRFLVKAMEIKAMERRPQGAEVFNLCTGRPTSLLMLLEVLQELCASRVRRLHQPARAGDIRVSIGDPARLRASFGEGCRFGLLQGLSATLTGEMPR; this is translated from the coding sequence ATGGCCCATTTTCTCGTGACCGGCGGCTGCGGATTCATCGGATCGCATCTGGCCGACCAATTGATCGGCGATGGGCATCGGGTCACCATCCTGGACGACATGAGCACCGGCCGGCTGGAGAACAAGCCGCTGCTGGCGAAGCTGGTGGTCGGCGACGTCGCCGACCCGGACGCGGTCCGACAGGCAATCCAGGGGGTGGACGGCGTGTTCCATCTGGCCGCCGTCGCCTCCGTCCAGCGCTCGCGCGAATTGTGGGCGGAAACCCACCGCACCAACCTGTCGGGCACCGTCACCGTCTTCGAGGCGGCGCGCAACGCCCGCAACGGCAACCCGGTGCCGGTGGTCTACGCCTCCTCCGCCGCGGTCTACGGCGACAACACCGCCACCCCGCTGCGCGAGGACGCCGCGACGCGCCCGCTGTCCGCCTACGGCGTGGACAAGCTGGGCTGCGAGATGCACGCCAACGTCGCCTGGGCCATCCACGGGGTGCCGACGACGGGCTTCCGCTTCTTCAACGTCTACGGGCCGCGGCAGGACCCGTCCTCCCCCTATTCCGGGGTGATTTCGATCTTCGCCCGCCGGGTGGCGCAGGGCGAGGACGTGACGGTCTTCGGCGATGGCGAACAGGTGCGTGACTTCGTGTTCGTCGGTGACGTCGTGCGCTTCCTCGTAAAAGCGATGGAGATCAAGGCGATGGAGCGCCGTCCCCAGGGGGCCGAGGTCTTCAACCTGTGCACCGGCCGCCCGACCTCGCTCCTGATGCTGCTGGAGGTGTTGCAGGAGCTGTGCGCGAGCCGGGTGCGCCGCTTGCACCAGCCGGCGCGGGCGGGCGACATCCGGGTGTCGATCGGCGACCCGGCACGGCTGCGCGCCTCCTTCGGCGAGGGGTGCCGGTTCGGCCTGCTGCAAGGGCTGAGCGCTACCCTGACCGGGGAGATGCCACGGTAA
- a CDS encoding ribbon-helix-helix domain-containing protein — translation MSGQDSRASNAPSPLSAIPLVARTVKLFGHPTQLRLEPSYWEALDDICNREDLTVDELCSDLKDRLDSQSRRSRGGAVSLANAVRVFIVGYYRKAATEKGHDRAGHGRGDPFVSTPFDLPPAQPAKEG, via the coding sequence ATGTCGGGTCAGGATTCACGGGCGTCCAACGCGCCATCGCCGCTGAGCGCCATCCCGCTGGTGGCGCGCACCGTCAAGCTGTTCGGACATCCGACGCAGCTTCGGCTGGAGCCCTCCTACTGGGAAGCGTTGGACGACATCTGCAACCGGGAAGACCTGACCGTGGATGAGCTGTGCAGCGATCTCAAGGACCGCCTCGATTCTCAGTCCCGACGGTCGCGCGGGGGCGCCGTGTCGCTGGCCAACGCGGTCCGTGTGTTCATCGTCGGCTACTACCGCAAGGCGGCGACCGAGAAAGGTCACGACCGCGCCGGCCATGGTCGTGGCGACCCCTTCGTCAGCACCCCCTTCGACCTGCCTCCCGCCCAGCCGGCCAAGGAAGGCTGA
- a CDS encoding response regulator → MAKVLVVEDSAAVRLAVTEVIEQAGHEVVEAENGRVAITLLDSGAVFDLIVTDVLMPEADGVEVIKAARTRNPGGKVLAMSGGAPNLPAGYALKMAEMFAADAVLYKPFLNEELRKAVARLLSMAGESETG, encoded by the coding sequence ATGGCGAAGGTGCTGGTCGTTGAGGATTCGGCCGCCGTGCGGCTGGCGGTTACCGAAGTGATCGAACAGGCCGGCCACGAGGTCGTCGAGGCGGAAAACGGACGCGTCGCCATCACCCTGCTGGACAGCGGCGCGGTCTTCGACCTGATCGTCACCGATGTGCTGATGCCCGAGGCCGACGGGGTGGAGGTCATCAAGGCCGCGCGCACCCGCAATCCCGGCGGAAAGGTGCTCGCCATGTCCGGAGGGGCGCCGAACCTGCCCGCCGGTTACGCCCTGAAGATGGCCGAGATGTTCGCGGCGGACGCCGTGCTCTACAAGCCTTTCCTGAACGAGGAACTGCGCAAGGCCGTGGCCCGCCTGCTGTCCATGGCGGGCGAGTCGGAAACCGGCTGA
- a CDS encoding YcaO-like family protein, which translates to MPLDFVRAIARDPAMSDQPLKVHTTGTHRIATPDQTLARVAPFLPVMGITRVANVTGLDHVGIPVVMVTRPNARSISVAQGKGVTLAAAKASGVMESIESYHAERITLPLKFASYDELRWTHRVVDVTRLPRLSTSAFTPHTPMLWIEGDDLLGGGRTWVPFETVHLNFTLPMPPGSGCFLAGSNGLASGNSLAEATAHAMTELVERDAATLWRLSSPEAQAATRIDPDSVADPVCRSLLDRFDDAGVAVGLWDITSDIGLPAFLCRIATREDAPQHSIRPAMGMGCHAAPEVSLSRALTEAAQSRLTFIAGARDDMPRSEYERHLDPAQHARWKALITGDTGRRDFATVPGLAGRTVEEDLACQLDRLRAAGIEEAVAVDLTKPEFGIAVVRLVIPGLEGLDSSPDYAMGARARAVAGL; encoded by the coding sequence ATGCCCCTCGATTTCGTCCGCGCCATCGCGCGGGATCCGGCCATGTCCGATCAGCCGCTGAAGGTTCACACCACCGGAACCCACCGGATCGCCACGCCGGACCAGACGCTGGCCCGTGTCGCTCCCTTTCTTCCCGTCATGGGCATCACGCGGGTGGCGAACGTCACGGGGCTGGACCATGTCGGCATCCCCGTCGTGATGGTGACCCGGCCGAACGCGCGCTCCATCTCCGTCGCCCAGGGCAAGGGCGTGACCCTGGCCGCCGCCAAGGCTTCGGGCGTCATGGAGTCGATCGAGAGCTATCACGCCGAACGCATCACCCTGCCCCTGAAATTCGCCAGCTACGACGAGCTGCGCTGGACCCACCGGGTGGTGGACGTGACCCGCCTGCCGCGGCTGTCGACCAGCGCCTTCACCCCCCACACCCCGATGCTGTGGATCGAAGGCGACGATCTGCTGGGCGGCGGGCGGACGTGGGTGCCCTTCGAGACGGTGCATCTGAACTTCACGCTGCCGATGCCGCCGGGGTCCGGCTGCTTCCTGGCCGGGTCGAACGGGCTGGCCTCGGGCAACAGCCTCGCCGAGGCGACCGCGCACGCCATGACCGAACTGGTCGAGCGCGACGCCGCCACCCTGTGGCGCCTCTCCTCTCCGGAGGCCCAGGCCGCCACCCGCATCGATCCGGACAGCGTCGCCGACCCGGTCTGCCGCTCGCTGCTCGACCGCTTCGACGACGCGGGAGTCGCTGTCGGCCTGTGGGACATCACCAGCGACATCGGCCTGCCGGCCTTCCTCTGCCGCATCGCGACGCGGGAAGACGCTCCGCAGCACAGCATCCGCCCGGCCATGGGCATGGGCTGCCACGCCGCGCCGGAGGTTTCGCTGTCCCGCGCGCTGACCGAAGCGGCGCAGAGCCGGCTGACCTTCATCGCCGGGGCACGCGACGACATGCCCCGCTCCGAATACGAACGCCATCTCGACCCTGCGCAGCACGCGCGCTGGAAGGCGCTGATCACCGGGGACACCGGGCGTCGCGACTTCGCCACCGTCCCCGGCCTCGCCGGTCGCACCGTCGAAGAGGATCTGGCCTGCCAGCTCGACCGGCTGCGCGCCGCCGGCATCGAGGAGGCGGTGGCGGTCGACCTGACCAAGCCGGAGTTCGGCATCGCCGTGGTCCGTCTGGTCATTCCCGGCCTGGAAGGGCTGGACTCCTCCCCGGACTACGCGATGGGTGCGCGGGCGCGCGCCGTCGCCGGCCTGTGA
- a CDS encoding ribbon-helix-helix domain-containing protein, producing the protein MKLDRRIPRSLDEMADLSSLAAPPAVVTRSLTIGGRRASLRLEATIWDGLKDIAQSQGKSLEALCAEIHDSRTEGIPFATSVRVYVLNHFRSTAAGSTTLVA; encoded by the coding sequence ATGAAGTTGGACCGCCGCATTCCCCGCAGCCTCGACGAGATGGCCGACCTCAGCTCGCTCGCGGCTCCGCCCGCCGTGGTGACGCGCTCGCTGACGATCGGAGGACGCCGCGCCAGTCTGCGGCTGGAGGCGACGATCTGGGACGGGCTGAAAGACATCGCCCAGTCTCAGGGCAAGTCGCTGGAGGCGCTGTGCGCCGAGATTCACGACAGCCGGACGGAGGGAATCCCGTTCGCCACCAGCGTCCGGGTCTATGTGCTGAACCACTTCCGCAGCACCGCCGCGGGCAGCACCACGCTGGTGGCCTGA
- a CDS encoding Na/Pi cotransporter family protein translates to MALLLWALRLVRTGVFRWGGAAVRRWVGYGTRNRLAAFLAGVAATIAVQSSTATALMTASMAGQGFMTTSMALAVMLGADVGTSLVARLLAIDLHWLSPSLLLLGGALHALGGEHRGRRALARILVGIGLMLLALKLLGAATLPVRESALVQAMLEALGGEPFFALIVAAALTAAVHSSLATVMLAGSLAGAGVIGTETAVALVLGANLGGAVPAVLATSADGAVARRVPLGNLLVRMTGSLLALPLVPMAAASLAGMAPLTAVVSAHVAFNAVLALFFLPLVTPLARLTERLLPEPEDVGEDAATPRHLDESALETPTVAIAGAVRETLRLGDLVEDMLSRSLTALRQNDERPIAEVSRADDRVDRLHTAIKLYLAKLGRRHLDADETRRVDDLMAFAINLEHIGDIIDKSLMELAAKRIRHHLHFAPEDFREVEELHRRTVENLRTALGILIGEDRRLARQLIAGKDAVRALERTATARHLDRVRRGNAASIETSALVLDILRDLKRINAHVAAVALPILDQVGELSESRLKVVGLPRLESRDL, encoded by the coding sequence GTGGCGCTGCTGCTGTGGGCGCTGCGGCTGGTGCGGACGGGCGTCTTCCGGTGGGGTGGGGCGGCGGTCCGCCGCTGGGTCGGCTATGGCACGCGCAACCGTCTGGCCGCCTTCCTGGCCGGCGTCGCCGCCACCATCGCGGTGCAGAGCAGCACGGCCACCGCTCTGATGACCGCCTCAATGGCCGGGCAGGGCTTCATGACCACCTCCATGGCGCTGGCGGTGATGCTGGGGGCCGACGTCGGAACCAGCCTCGTCGCCCGGCTGCTCGCCATTGACCTGCACTGGCTGTCGCCCAGCCTGCTTCTGCTCGGCGGGGCGCTGCACGCGCTGGGCGGCGAGCATCGCGGGCGGCGGGCGCTGGCCCGCATCCTGGTCGGCATCGGGCTGATGCTGCTGGCCCTGAAACTGCTGGGCGCGGCCACCCTGCCGGTCCGGGAGTCGGCGCTGGTCCAGGCGATGCTGGAGGCGTTGGGCGGCGAGCCGTTCTTCGCCCTGATCGTCGCGGCGGCGCTGACCGCGGCGGTGCATTCCAGCCTCGCCACGGTGATGCTGGCGGGGTCGCTGGCCGGGGCGGGGGTGATCGGGACCGAGACGGCGGTGGCGTTGGTCCTGGGCGCCAATCTGGGCGGTGCCGTCCCGGCGGTGTTGGCCACATCGGCGGACGGCGCGGTGGCGCGGCGGGTGCCGCTGGGCAATCTTCTGGTCCGGATGACCGGGTCGCTTCTCGCCCTGCCGCTGGTGCCCATGGCGGCGGCGTCCCTGGCCGGCATGGCCCCGCTGACGGCGGTGGTCAGCGCGCATGTCGCCTTCAACGCGGTGCTGGCGCTGTTCTTCCTGCCGCTGGTGACGCCGCTCGCCCGGCTGACCGAACGGTTGCTGCCCGAGCCGGAGGACGTGGGGGAGGACGCGGCGACGCCCCGGCATCTCGACGAGTCGGCGCTGGAAACACCCACCGTCGCCATCGCTGGTGCCGTGCGCGAGACCCTGCGGCTGGGTGATCTGGTGGAGGACATGCTGTCCCGCAGCCTGACCGCCCTGCGCCAGAACGACGAACGTCCCATTGCCGAGGTCAGCCGTGCCGACGACCGGGTGGACCGGTTGCACACCGCCATCAAGCTCTACCTCGCCAAGCTCGGGCGCCGCCACTTGGATGCGGACGAGACCCGGCGGGTCGACGATCTGATGGCCTTCGCCATCAACCTGGAGCACATCGGCGATATCATCGACAAGAGCCTGATGGAACTCGCCGCCAAGCGCATCCGCCACCACCTGCATTTCGCGCCGGAGGATTTCCGGGAGGTCGAGGAGTTGCATCGCCGCACGGTGGAGAACCTGCGGACGGCGCTCGGCATCCTGATCGGAGAGGACCGGCGGCTCGCCCGGCAGCTCATCGCGGGCAAGGACGCGGTGCGGGCGCTGGAGCGCACCGCCACCGCCCGCCATCTCGACCGCGTGCGCCGCGGCAACGCCGCCAGCATCGAGACCAGCGCCCTGGTGCTGGACATCCTGCGCGACCTGAAACGCATCAACGCCCATGTCGCCGCGGTCGCCCTGCCGATCCTGGATCAGGTGGGGGAGCTCAGCGAAAGCCGCCTGAAGGTCGTCGGTCTGCCCCGGCTGGAAAGCCGGGATCTGTAG
- a CDS encoding Crp/Fnr family transcriptional regulator, with protein MALLKDVAGILQRNRMLGVLDDARMQELVALGRVSRFSENQTVFSKGDPGDCLYAIMKGQIAVSTSSEDGKTMLLNILNPGDVLGEIALIDGKDRTAGATALRPAELFRIDRPEFISFLERHPSLCIRMMGVLCERLRWVSENIEDAVFHDVPRRLARRILLLGDTYGQKTPAGLRINQPVSQEALAAMLGVTREMVNKSLRALRNAGAITYNKGFIVVTNLYMLKDMAGESSDVP; from the coding sequence ATGGCCTTACTGAAGGACGTCGCCGGCATCCTGCAGCGCAACCGAATGTTGGGCGTTCTCGACGACGCCCGGATGCAGGAACTGGTCGCGCTGGGCCGGGTGTCGCGGTTCAGCGAGAATCAGACCGTGTTCAGCAAGGGTGATCCTGGCGATTGCCTGTACGCCATCATGAAGGGGCAGATCGCCGTCTCGACCTCGTCCGAGGACGGCAAGACGATGTTGCTCAACATCCTGAACCCCGGTGACGTGCTGGGGGAAATCGCCTTGATCGACGGCAAGGACCGCACCGCGGGGGCCACAGCGCTCCGCCCAGCGGAACTGTTCCGCATCGACCGTCCGGAATTCATTTCCTTCCTGGAGCGGCACCCTTCCCTGTGCATCCGGATGATGGGCGTGTTGTGCGAGCGGCTGCGCTGGGTATCGGAGAACATCGAGGATGCGGTTTTCCATGACGTTCCGCGCCGGCTGGCCCGGCGCATCCTGTTGCTCGGCGACACTTATGGCCAGAAGACCCCTGCAGGCTTGCGGATCAACCAACCCGTGTCACAAGAAGCCCTGGCGGCAATGTTAGGTGTCACTCGCGAGATGGTGAACAAAAGCCTGCGTGCACTGCGCAACGCCGGAGCTATTACCTATAACAAAGGTTTTATTGTCGTTACCAATCTGTACATGCTGAAGGACATGGCTGGAGAGTCCAGCGACGTGCCGTAA
- a CDS encoding TfuA-like protein, protein MQTPDGLYVFLGPTLSRTDAARYLDATYLPPVAQGDVIRLCERKPRAIGIVDGYFENVPSVWHKEILHAIHQGVAVFGASSMGALRAAELHPFGMIGVGAVFEAFRDGRLEDDDEVAVIHGPAELGYPSLSEAMVNIRRTLADAAQEGVVPAATARRLEAIAKALPYRERGFGRVFRLAAAEGLPEEELADLRNWLPTGRCDQKREDALDLLQTMRRWAAGGARAPEARFHFEHTVLWDRALRDGGRCQTGNPLD, encoded by the coding sequence ATGCAGACGCCGGACGGCCTTTACGTCTTCCTCGGCCCCACCCTGTCCCGCACCGACGCGGCCCGATACCTGGACGCCACCTATCTGCCGCCGGTCGCCCAGGGCGACGTCATCCGGCTGTGCGAGCGCAAGCCGCGGGCCATCGGCATTGTGGACGGCTACTTCGAGAACGTTCCGTCCGTCTGGCACAAGGAGATCCTGCACGCCATCCATCAGGGGGTGGCCGTGTTCGGCGCGTCCAGCATGGGCGCCCTGCGCGCCGCGGAACTGCACCCCTTCGGCATGATCGGCGTCGGTGCGGTCTTCGAAGCCTTCCGCGACGGGCGACTGGAGGACGACGACGAGGTCGCGGTGATCCACGGCCCAGCGGAACTCGGCTATCCCAGCCTGTCCGAGGCCATGGTGAACATCCGCCGCACCCTGGCCGACGCCGCGCAGGAGGGCGTCGTCCCCGCGGCCACGGCGCGGCGGCTTGAGGCCATCGCCAAGGCCCTGCCCTATCGCGAGCGCGGCTTTGGCCGGGTGTTCCGCCTCGCCGCCGCCGAGGGGCTGCCGGAGGAGGAACTCGCCGATCTCCGCAACTGGCTGCCCACTGGACGGTGCGACCAGAAGCGGGAGGATGCGCTGGACCTGCTCCAGACCATGCGCCGCTGGGCCGCGGGCGGCGCACGCGCGCCGGAGGCGCGTTTCCATTTCGAGCACACCGTCCTGTGGGACCGCGCCCTGCGGGACGGCGGGCGTTGCCAGACGGGGAATCCGCTGGACTGA
- a CDS encoding MASE3 domain-containing protein, with product MSGTQPSAIRSTFTRWLRDRSFLSGLTALLILMAVLGTVMRHNYLLFHLCAELFAVAVAMTIFTIAWNTRDTNQSPFLAFVGLSMPGIALLDLLHAIAFPGMNVIGEAGANQSTQLWIAARGLQAAVFLAAPLLTEKRLRTGDVLLIQAAVVACTLLSIFTFDIMPDSFVPDVGLTPFKVSAEYAFSTAAVVACLLLCRKRRQFEPKVFGLTFAGIALLAPQELIFTLYTDPHGAMNALGHFIKILSFYLLYRAIIVTALQNPYDLAFYRMRRSEEALRDHLSGLESLIATRTAELRESEARWRALLECSNDWFWETDERGRFTALSPRAQESTGRGGAELLGFTHADLLDRNRPEEDFPALTEALHRREPFRRLSFPLASPGGSGRWVMVSGTPRYDGNGAFLGYRGTTSDISARRQSAEAARQKQTMAALGSLVGGLAHEINNLLQPVISLSDLARGRAGEDRKLHTYLNAIHDSGVKARTIMRDVLQFARVEVAESPPGNLEEAVHSALELAAPSMPASIETLARLEPGLKAVTITATELTQVLLNLIQNARDAMPQGGTLTIGARSLLLRERDASRRQLGEGDYVRLTVADTGTGMDEATRQRVFDPFFTTKPVGTGTGLGLSVVYGIVRNGGGDILVESAPGRGTSFIIDLPTALTGGPGQTTHGMLVHGEGAGR from the coding sequence ATGAGCGGGACCCAGCCGTCCGCCATCAGATCGACGTTTACCCGCTGGCTCCGGGACCGTTCCTTCCTGTCCGGCCTGACCGCCCTGCTGATCCTGATGGCGGTTCTGGGCACGGTGATGCGCCACAACTACCTGCTGTTCCATCTCTGTGCAGAGTTGTTCGCCGTCGCCGTCGCCATGACGATCTTCACGATCGCCTGGAACACGCGGGACACGAACCAATCGCCCTTCCTCGCCTTCGTCGGCCTGTCCATGCCGGGCATCGCGCTGCTGGACCTGCTGCACGCCATCGCCTTTCCCGGCATGAACGTCATCGGCGAGGCCGGCGCCAACCAATCCACCCAACTCTGGATCGCCGCCCGCGGCCTTCAGGCCGCGGTCTTCCTGGCCGCGCCGCTGTTGACGGAGAAGCGGCTGCGCACGGGCGACGTTCTGCTGATCCAGGCCGCGGTCGTGGCCTGCACCCTGCTGTCGATCTTCACCTTCGACATCATGCCGGACAGCTTCGTTCCGGACGTCGGGTTGACCCCCTTTAAGGTGAGCGCCGAATACGCGTTCAGCACCGCGGCGGTCGTCGCCTGCCTGCTGCTGTGCCGCAAGCGCCGGCAGTTCGAGCCCAAGGTGTTCGGCCTGACCTTCGCCGGCATCGCCCTGCTGGCCCCGCAGGAGTTGATCTTCACGCTCTACACCGATCCCCACGGGGCGATGAACGCGCTGGGGCATTTCATCAAGATCCTGTCCTTCTACCTGCTGTACCGGGCGATCATCGTCACCGCCCTGCAGAATCCCTACGATCTCGCCTTCTACCGGATGCGCCGCAGCGAGGAGGCCCTGCGCGATCATCTGAGCGGGCTTGAATCGCTGATCGCCACCCGCACCGCCGAACTGCGCGAGAGCGAGGCGCGTTGGCGGGCGCTTCTGGAATGTTCCAACGACTGGTTCTGGGAAACCGACGAGCGCGGGCGCTTCACCGCCCTGTCGCCGCGCGCCCAGGAATCCACCGGGCGTGGCGGGGCGGAGCTTCTGGGCTTCACCCACGCCGACCTTCTGGACCGCAACCGTCCCGAGGAGGATTTCCCCGCCCTGACGGAGGCCCTGCACCGGCGGGAGCCCTTCCGCCGCCTGTCCTTCCCGCTGGCCTCGCCGGGGGGGAGCGGGCGCTGGGTCATGGTCAGCGGCACGCCGCGCTATGACGGCAACGGCGCCTTCCTCGGCTACCGCGGCACCACCAGCGACATCAGCGCGCGGCGCCAGTCGGCGGAAGCCGCGCGGCAGAAGCAGACCATGGCGGCGCTCGGCAGCCTCGTCGGAGGCCTTGCCCACGAGATCAACAACCTGCTGCAACCGGTCATCAGCCTGTCCGATCTGGCGCGCGGCCGCGCCGGAGAGGATCGCAAGCTCCACACCTATCTGAACGCCATCCACGACAGCGGGGTGAAAGCCCGCACGATCATGCGCGACGTCCTTCAGTTCGCCCGTGTCGAGGTGGCCGAGTCGCCGCCGGGCAACCTGGAGGAGGCCGTGCATTCCGCCCTGGAACTCGCCGCCCCGTCGATGCCGGCGTCCATCGAGACGCTCGCGCGGCTGGAACCCGGTCTGAAGGCGGTGACGATCACCGCGACCGAACTGACCCAGGTCCTTCTCAACCTGATCCAGAACGCCCGCGATGCCATGCCGCAGGGCGGCACCCTGACCATCGGCGCCCGCTCCCTGCTCCTGAGGGAGCGGGACGCATCCCGCCGCCAGCTCGGCGAGGGTGATTATGTGCGCTTGACCGTCGCCGACACCGGCACGGGTATGGACGAGGCCACGCGCCAGCGCGTGTTCGACCCCTTCTTCACCACCAAGCCGGTCGGCACCGGGACTGGGCTTGGGCTTTCGGTGGTATATGGTATCGTACGGAACGGGGGCGGCGACATTCTGGTGGAGAGCGCCCCCGGACGCGGAACGTCCTTCATCATCGACCTGCCCACCGCCCTGACCGGCGGACCGGGCCAAACGACACATGGGATGCTGGTTCATGGCGAAGGTGCTGGTCGTTGA